In Pseudomonas sp. HR96, the DNA window ACGGTGAGGCCCAAGACGTCGCCCTGGCCCTCAACGAGCAGTACATGCCGCGCGGCGCCGGCGCCGAACTGCCGACCTCGCTGACCGGCGCGGCAGTGGCCATCGCCGACAAGCTCGACACCCTGGTCGGGATCTTCGGTATCGGCATGCTGCCGACCGGCAGCCGTGACCCCTATGCCCTGCGCCGCGCGGCACTGGGTGTACTGCGGATTCTGATCGAGAAGGGCCTGGACCTCGACCTGACCCAGGCCGTGGCCTTCGCTGTGTCCGAGTTCGGCACCCAGGTCAAGGCTCCAGGCCTGGCCGACCAGGTGCTGGAGTTCATCTTCGACCGCCTGCGCGCCCGTTACGAAGACGAGGGCACCGACGTCGCCACCTACCTCTCGGTGCGCGCCCTCAAGCCGGGCTCGGCGCTCGACTTCGACCAGCGCGTGCAGGCCGTGCAGGCCTTCCGCAGGCTGCCTGAAGCTTCGGCCCTGGCCGCGGTGAACAAGCGCGTGTCGAACCTGCTGAGCAAGGCCGATGGCCAGGTGGCACACACCGTGGAGCCGAAGTACTTCGACAACGCCAACGAGTTCTCGCTGTATTCGGCGATCCAGCAGGCCGACCAGGCCGTGCAGCCGCTGGCTGCCGAACGCCGTTACGCCGAGACCCTGGCCCGCCTGGCTGCCTTGCGCGAGCCGGTCGATGCCTTCTTCGAGGCGGTGATGGTCAATGCCGAGGACGCCAAGGTGCGCGCCAACCGCTACGCGCTGCTGGCGCGCCTGCGCGGCCTGTTCCTCGGCGTCGCCGACATCTCGTTGCTGGGGTAAGCCTTGAAGCTGCTGATACTGGACCGCGACGGGGTCATCAACGAAGACTCCGACGCCTACATCAAGTCGGTGCAGGAATGGATTCCCATCCCCGGCTCGGTCGCCGCTATCGCAGCGTTGAGCCGTGCTGGCTGGACGGTGGCCGTGGCCACCAACCAGTCCGGCATTGCCCGCGGTTACTACGACCTGGCCACCCTTGACGCCATGCACCAACGCCTGCGCGCGCTGGTGGCGGCCGAGGGCGGCGAGGTCGGCCTGATCGTCTACTGCCCGCATGGCCCGGATGCCGCCTGCGACTGCCGCAAACCCAAGCCGGGAATGCTGCAGACCATCGCCCGGCATTACGCCTGCGGATTGGCGGGTGTATGGTTTGTCGGCGATAGTCTGGGTGACCTGGAGGCCGCCGTGGCCGTCGACTGTCAGCCCGTTCTGGTAAAAACCGGAAAGGGCCCGCGTACCCTGGGCAAGACTCTGCCCGCCGGTACATTGATTTTCGAGGACCTGGCAGCCATCGCCAGAGAACTTATCCACAATTAGGACGTTCTGTCCGTCATGGTAAAAGCCACTATGTCGACCCTGCAGGCCCTCAGGATTTTTTTCTTTTACCTGCTCCTGGGCACCAGCTCCTTGCTCTGGTGCACCCTGAGCTTTTTTATCGCGCCCTTTCTCAGCTTTCCAGCGCGCTATCGGTTCATCAACGTCTACTGGTGCCGCTGCGCGCTGTGGCTGACCCGCCACATCCTCAACATTCAGGTCAAGATCACCGGCGCCGAACATGTGCCCAGTCAGCCTTGCGTGATCCTGTCCAACCACCAGAGCACGTGGGAGACCTTTTTCCTCTCGGCGTACTTCCAGCCGCTGAGCCAGGTACTGAAGAAAGAACTGCTGTACGTGCCGTTCTTCGGCTGGGCCATGGCCATGCTGCGGCCTATCGCCATTGATCGCGACAACCCCAAGGCTGCGTTGAAGGAAGTGGCTGCCAAGGGCGACCGGCTGCTCAAGGACGGCGTCTGGGTGCTGATCTTTCCCGAAGGCACCCGCGTGCCCTTCGGCCAGATCGGCAAGTTCACCCGCAGCGGCTCGGCGCTGGCGGTGAATGCCGAACTGCCGGTGCTGCCGATCGCCCACAACGCCGGCAAGTACTGGCCCAAGGAAGGCTGGGGCAAACGGGCAGGGGTGATTGAGGTCATCATCGGCGAGCCGATGTATGCCGAGGGAAGCGGGCCACGCGCTATCGCCGCTCTGAACGACCGCTACGCCAAGTGGAACGAGGACATGCAGCGCAGCATGGGCTCACTACCTGTAACGGCACATGTCGACACCGAAAGCGTGGCCTGATTCTGTGGATAACTTGTGTATTGTTTTTCCTGACGCTTCTTGAATACCTCCGTAAATATATGATTAACAAAGAGAATTTTTTTTGTTTTGAGCACCTTTAAAACGTGCATAAGTTTTTCAGGTTCACAAAAAACCGGCGCTTTCAGGCGCCGGTTTTTGTTGTCCGCATAATCTTCCTGGCTCCGCTTCACACCGTGTCCAGATCCACCTGACGGGTTTCCTTCAGGCA includes these proteins:
- the gmhB gene encoding D-glycero-beta-D-manno-heptose 1,7-bisphosphate 7-phosphatase, with product MKLLILDRDGVINEDSDAYIKSVQEWIPIPGSVAAIAALSRAGWTVAVATNQSGIARGYYDLATLDAMHQRLRALVAAEGGEVGLIVYCPHGPDAACDCRKPKPGMLQTIARHYACGLAGVWFVGDSLGDLEAAVAVDCQPVLVKTGKGPRTLGKTLPAGTLIFEDLAAIARELIHN
- a CDS encoding lysophospholipid acyltransferase family protein codes for the protein MSTLQALRIFFFYLLLGTSSLLWCTLSFFIAPFLSFPARYRFINVYWCRCALWLTRHILNIQVKITGAEHVPSQPCVILSNHQSTWETFFLSAYFQPLSQVLKKELLYVPFFGWAMAMLRPIAIDRDNPKAALKEVAAKGDRLLKDGVWVLIFPEGTRVPFGQIGKFTRSGSALAVNAELPVLPIAHNAGKYWPKEGWGKRAGVIEVIIGEPMYAEGSGPRAIAALNDRYAKWNEDMQRSMGSLPVTAHVDTESVA